Proteins from a genomic interval of Natator depressus isolate rNatDep1 chromosome 20, rNatDep2.hap1, whole genome shotgun sequence:
- the JUNB gene encoding transcription factor JunB isoform X2 has product MAVNLSEPYRGLKAQLHLRGQAAEEGGAFYAPAGLAEAGANSSLKLASPELERLIIQNSNGVITTTPTPGPYFYPRGATEEQEGFADGFVKALDDLHKMNHMTPPNVSIGAAASVASSVYGASLHQEPPPVYTNLTSYNPSTMTTSSTYPTANLSYLPQTHAYGGHSLATSLPSRVQVFKEEPQTVPDVQSPPVSPINMEDQERIKVERKRLRNRLAATKCRKRKLERIARLEDKVKTLKTENAGLSNTANVLRDQVAQLKQKVMNHVNNGCQLLLTVKMQSF; this is encoded by the coding sequence ATGGCTGTCAACCTCTCCGAGCCCTACCGGGGCCTCAAGGCACAGCTGCACCTCCGGGGCCAGGCGGCTGAGGAAGGAGGCGCCTTCTACGCCCCCGCCGGCCTCGCCGAGGCGGGGGCCAACTCTTCGCTCAAGCTGGCCTCGCCGGAGCTGGAGCGGCTCATCATTCAGAACAGCAACGGGGTGATCACCACCACGCCCACCCCGGGCCCCTATTTCTACCCCCGGGGGGCCACGGAGGAGCAGGAGGGCTTTGCCGACGGCTTTGTGAAGGCCCTGGACGACTTGCACAAAATGAACCACATGACCCCGCCCAACGTCTCCATCGGCGCAGCTGCCTCTGTGGCCAGCAGTGTCTACGGGGCCTCCCTCCATCAAGAGCCGCCCCCCGTCTACACCAACCTGACCAGCTACAACCCCAGCACAATGACCACCTCCTCCACCTACCCCACCGCCAACCTCAGCTACCTGCCCCAGACCCACGCCTATGGGGGTCACTCCTTGGCCACCTCCCTCCCATCCAGGGTGCAGGTGTTCAAGGAAGAGCCTCAGACTGTGCCAGATGTCCAGTCGCCCCCTGTGTCTCCCATCAACATGGAAGATCAGGAGAGGATCAAGGTGGAAAGGAAGCGGCTGAGGAACCGGCTGGCGGCTACCAAGTGCCGGAAGAGGAAGCTGGAAAGGATAGCCCGGCTGGAGGACAAAGTCAAGACGCTGAAGACTGAGAATGCGGGACTGTCCAACACGGCTAATGTCCTGAGAGATCAGGTGGCCCAACTCAAGCAGAAAGTCATGAATCACGTGAACAATGGTTGCCAGTTGCTTTTGACTGTTAAAATGCAATCCTTCTGA
- the JUNB gene encoding transcription factor JunB isoform X1, with protein sequence MCTKMEQPFYHDDSFLSGYGRAELSGPPDYKALKQNMAVNLSEPYRGLKAQLHLRGQAAEEGGAFYAPAGLAEAGANSSLKLASPELERLIIQNSNGVITTTPTPGPYFYPRGATEEQEGFADGFVKALDDLHKMNHMTPPNVSIGAAASVASSVYGASLHQEPPPVYTNLTSYNPSTMTTSSTYPTANLSYLPQTHAYGGHSLATSLPSRVQVFKEEPQTVPDVQSPPVSPINMEDQERIKVERKRLRNRLAATKCRKRKLERIARLEDKVKTLKTENAGLSNTANVLRDQVAQLKQKVMNHVNNGCQLLLTVKMQSF encoded by the coding sequence ATGTGTACCAAAATGGAACAGCCGTTCTATCATGATGACTCCTTTCTTTCCGGCTACGGGCGTGCAGAGCTGAGCGGGCCCCCGGACTACAAGGCGCTGAAGCAGAACATGGCTGTCAACCTCTCCGAGCCCTACCGGGGCCTCAAGGCACAGCTGCACCTCCGGGGCCAGGCGGCTGAGGAAGGAGGCGCCTTCTACGCCCCCGCCGGCCTCGCCGAGGCGGGGGCCAACTCTTCGCTCAAGCTGGCCTCGCCGGAGCTGGAGCGGCTCATCATTCAGAACAGCAACGGGGTGATCACCACCACGCCCACCCCGGGCCCCTATTTCTACCCCCGGGGGGCCACGGAGGAGCAGGAGGGCTTTGCCGACGGCTTTGTGAAGGCCCTGGACGACTTGCACAAAATGAACCACATGACCCCGCCCAACGTCTCCATCGGCGCAGCTGCCTCTGTGGCCAGCAGTGTCTACGGGGCCTCCCTCCATCAAGAGCCGCCCCCCGTCTACACCAACCTGACCAGCTACAACCCCAGCACAATGACCACCTCCTCCACCTACCCCACCGCCAACCTCAGCTACCTGCCCCAGACCCACGCCTATGGGGGTCACTCCTTGGCCACCTCCCTCCCATCCAGGGTGCAGGTGTTCAAGGAAGAGCCTCAGACTGTGCCAGATGTCCAGTCGCCCCCTGTGTCTCCCATCAACATGGAAGATCAGGAGAGGATCAAGGTGGAAAGGAAGCGGCTGAGGAACCGGCTGGCGGCTACCAAGTGCCGGAAGAGGAAGCTGGAAAGGATAGCCCGGCTGGAGGACAAAGTCAAGACGCTGAAGACTGAGAATGCGGGACTGTCCAACACGGCTAATGTCCTGAGAGATCAGGTGGCCCAACTCAAGCAGAAAGTCATGAATCACGTGAACAATGGTTGCCAGTTGCTTTTGACTGTTAAAATGCAATCCTTCTGA